The following are encoded in a window of Colius striatus isolate bColStr4 chromosome 25, bColStr4.1.hap1, whole genome shotgun sequence genomic DNA:
- the FSTL3 gene encoding follistatin-related protein 3, with protein MPLRLALCLLALFSPAAAHGGICWLQQGKEAKCTMILKTGVTWEECCANGNVDVAWSNYTYPGNKISLLGFLGLVTCHPCKESCEGVVCGPDKVCKMKHGRPQCACAPDCSSLPRKLQVCGSDGYTYRDECDLLTAKCRDHPDLEVMYQGKCKKSCSSVVCPGTHTCVVDQTGSAHCVMCRTAPCPEPTSLDRALCGNNNVTYPSACHLRRATCHRGRSIGVRHYGSCTAVAKFSPEMDNAEENYV; from the exons atGCCGCTGCGGCTGGCTCTCTGCCTGCTCGCCCTCTTTagccccgccgccgcgcacG GTGGGATCTGTtggctgcagcaggggaaggaggccaAGTGCACCATGATCCTGAAGACGGGTGTGACGTGGGAGGAATGCTGTGCCAACGGCAACGTGGATGTGGCTTGGTCTAATTACACCTACCCAGGCAACAAGATCAGCCTGCTGGGCTTCCTGGGGCTGGTGACTTGCCACCCCTGCAAAG AGAGCTGTGAGGGGGTGGTGTGTGGCCCTGACAAGGTGTGTAAGATGAAGCATGGGCGGCCCCAGTGTGCCTGTGCccccgactgctccagcctgccccGCAAGCTGCAGGTCTGTGGCTCTGACGGCTACACCTACCGAGATGAGTGTGACCTGCTGACAGCCAAGTGCAGAGACCACCCCGACCTCGAGGTCATGTACCAGGGCAAATGCAAAA AGTCCTGCTCCAGCGTGGTATGTCCCGGCACCCACACCTGCGTGGTCGACCAGACGGGCAGTGCCCACTGTGTGATGTGCCGCACTGCCCCGTGCCCAGAACCTACCAGCTTGGATCGTGCCCTGTGTGGCAACAACAACGTCACCTACCCCTCAGCGTGCCACCTCCGGCGGGCCACGTGCCACCGCGGCCGCTCCATCGGCGTGCGCCACTACGGCAGCTGCACGG
- the RNF126 gene encoding E3 ubiquitin-protein ligase RNF126: MAEASPQPGRFFCHCCSAEIAPRLPDYICPRCESGFIEELPEEPRNADNETSSSTSASDQSRHPFENVDQHLFTLPQGYGQFAFGIFDDTFEFPFGSNVQPEDNRDSENRREREHQSRHRYSARQPRARLATRRAAGRHEGVPTLEGIIQQLVNGIIAPTTIPNLGLGPWGVLHSNPMDYAWGANGLDAIITQLLNQFENTGPPPADKEKIQALPTVQIAQEHVDSGLECPVCKEDYTVGENVRQLPCNHLFHNSCIVPWLEQHDTCPVCRKSLSGQNTATNPPGLTGMNFSSSSSSSSSSSPSNENSSNNS, from the exons ATGGCGGAGGCTTCACCGCAACCGGGACGGTTcttctgccactgctgctcGGCTGAGATCGCCCCTCGCCTGCCC GATTATATTTGCCCACGGTGTGAATCTGGTTTCATTGAAGAACTTCCTGAAGAGCCAAG GAATGCTGACAATGAGACCAGCTCCTCTACATCAGCCAGTGACCAGAGCAGGCATCCTTTTGAG AACGTGGATCAGCACTTGTTCACCTTGCCACAGGGCTATGGCCAGTTTGCCTTTGGGATCTTTGATGACACCTTTGAGTTTCCCTTTGGGTCCAACGTGCAGCCAGAAGACAACAGGGACTCTGAGAACCGCCGGGAGCGGGAGCATCAGTCCCGGCACCGATACAGCGCCAGGCAGCCGCGCGCCCGCCTGGCCACACGCCGTGCCGCTGGCAGGCACGAGGGGGTTCCCACGCTGGAGGG AATCATCCAGCAGCTGGTCAATGGAATTATTGCACCTACAACAATACCAAACCTAGGACTGGGTCCTTG GGGAGTCTTGCATTCAAATCCAATGGACTATGCCTGGGGTGCCAACGGCTTGGATGCAATTATTACACAG TTACTAAATCAGTTTGAAAACACTGGACCACCACCAGCAGACAAGGAGAAGATCCAAGCCCTCCCCACCGTACAGATCGCCCAGGAACACGTAG ATTCTGGGTTAGAGTGTCCTGTGTGTAAAGAAGACTACACAGTGGGTGAGAACGTCCGGCAGTTACCCTGCAATCACCTCTTCCACAACAGCTGCATCGTCCCTTGGCTGGAACAG CACGACACGTGTCCCGTGTGCCGGAAAAGCCTCAGTGGACAAAACACTGCCACAAACCCCCCAGGACTCACAGGGATGAActtctcatcctcctcctcctcctcttcctccagctcACCAAGTAATGAAAACTCATCGAACAACTCCTGA